AGGCTCGGCGCCGCCCTGAGCGCCAGATAATCGAATGCCGGCAGATGCACCATGTCGAGCACACTGTAGACGAAGTAGATGTAGAGGTCATAGAAGAAGGTCAGGAGCAGCACGACGAATGCCAGGGCGACGAAGTCCTTATGGAAGACCCTGAATGCGGTGTGCATGAACAGGACGAAAGCCACCATGCCAAACGTATGGATGCCGTAGAGCGATCCTATGTACAGGTCCAGCATGGCACCGAAGACGACGCCGAGCAGAACACTCATCCTGGGACTGGCATATACCGAGACGAGCAGTATGAACATCAGCAGTGCCCGGGGGACGAAATAAACCTCCACACCGCCGATCTCCATCGGGCTGAAATCGGCAAACAGGAAATCCACATACATCAGCAGGAATGAAAACAGAAATATTATGATCGCCCTCATGCTATTCCTCCATGGATTCCGGATTTCTCTCGATTACGAAGACGACATCGACATCATCGACATTGCTCTTCATCTGGACGTAGGCATTCTGACTCAATCCATATTCGTCATTCTGGACCTCCACGACCGTCCCGATGAGGAGGCCTTCAGGATAGTCGCCGACGAGTCCGCTCGTAAGCACTTCATCCCCGCGGGCAAGTCCGCTGCGGTTCTTTATGTTTTCGATGACCAGAAGGTTCCGTTCCGTATCGTATTCGCGAATGTTGCCGTAGATCGGATTGCCATCATGAATGACCTCCACAGACATGTTGTTCTGGGATACGTCAGTCGTCAGCAGTTCGACATAGCTGGAGCCGCCGTTCGCACGTGCGACTGTGCCGATCAGGCCCTCCGGCGTCATGACCGCCATCCCTTCATCGATGCCGTCCGCCTCCCCCTTGTCGATGGTGAAATTGTTCAGCCACTGGTCCGGGGAGCGGGAGATCACCCTTGCATTGATGCTTTCATAGGACTGCTTGGAACTGATGTCCAAAGCTTCCCTCAGTTCTTCATTCTCGGCCTTGAGACGTTCCAGGTCCGACTGCATCTGGGGCAGCATCTCCAACTGTGCCCTGAGCTGTTCATTCTCCTCAACCGCATTGAAGCTCTGCCTGATGCTCGAGAATATGCTGCCGGCAAAGTTGAGCGGTGCCTCGATGATCATCTGCGAGCCGGCAGCCGCATCGGCGGTGAACTGTTCAGCTTTGGTCGTGGTACTGCGGTCGGTGATCGAGAAACCAATCAGGATGATGAGTATGATGATGCCGAATAGGATCATCAGCATGCGGTTACGGTTGAAAAGCCTGTTCACTGTAGAGCGCCTCCATTAATACGTTGATATATGATAAAAGAATACCATACACGGCCGGTTCTGATAAGCATATGTAAAATAAAAAAATAGAGAGGCGGCAGCCTCTCTACAACAGATAAGATAATAATATATATGATATCTAGAACAAGAATGGATCTGTTCTATCAAAAGCCACGATTCATGATGGACATCATTACTTCATGACTTGTTATGTCGTTTTCATTACATCTATTATGTTACATGTATTCGGGGATGCTTTCAAGGGGTGATTCGAAATTAAATGTTGTACTTTTCCACGTCACTGCCATAGGTGACGGATATTCCCAAAGCGGTAAATGACATCTTCCAGCATCTGATCACTGACGGCAAGGGATATTCTGATGTAGCCGCTCCCCCTCGATCCGAAGGGAATGCCCGGGGTCACGAGGATGGACTGCTCCTTCATCAGAAACTCCCTGAAGGACTCCCCATCATGGCCTTCCGGCACACGGATCCATCCGAATATTCCACCCCTTATGGGATTGATCGGGATGCCCATCTCTTTGAATGCTCCGGTCACCAGGTCACTCCGCCGCCTGAACTTCTCCTCCTGGTGCGGCAGTATCTCTCCTGCATTTTCCAATGCTGCAATGGATGCATCCTGCAGGACGCCCCACATCCCTGTCTGGGTATGATCCTGATACGTATTGATCGCTTCGATCATTTCATGGTTGCCTACCGCAAAGCCCACCCGGAAACCGGACATGTTGAAGCCCTTCGAAAGTGAGTATATCTCGATGGCACACTCCAGATCCGGGTCGCTTTCGAGCATACTCGGATGCCGACCTTCGAAGGAGAACGGCGCATAGGCGAAATCATGGACAATCCGCGTCTTCGTACCTTTGAACCACGCCACCGTGCGGTCGAAGAATTCCTTGTCTGCAACGGCGCCGAGCGGGTTGGATGGATAGTTCAAGTAGAGGAGCCTGGCATTATCAAGCTCATCGTCCGGCAACCTATCGTAATCCGGCAGGTACCCGTTTTCGGGAAGAAGCGGAAGATCATAGACCTCCCCGCGTGCAAGCCTCACGCCGGCCGCGTAGTCCGGATAGCCCGGGTTCGGCAGATAGACGCCCTCGCCCGGTTCGATGAACAGCATCGGAAACTGGACCAGGGCACTCTTCGTACCATAAAGTATCGCTATATTATGCTCTGCAAGTTCCACACCATACTGGTCAGAGTAGAACCTGATGATCGCATCCTTGAAGGACTGCTTCCCCCTGAAAAGACCGTACCGCTGGTTCTCTTCATTATATAGTGCATCTGAAGCCGCATCCAGAATCGGCTCAGGTGTCTCCCCATCCGGGATGCCGACCGCCAGGTTGATCAGCGGCAGTGGACCCTGTTCCACATTGCTCGCCATCGCTGTTTTGAAATAGCTGGGTGGTATGCTCTCAATCAGTCTGTTTGCCATTAGAATCCCTCCGGTTTATCGAAGCCCTGGAACTGATTGTCTATCGTCTGTTTAAAATGCTCAGACTCGACGGCTTCGATCAGAGCACGGGAAAGTTCCGTATCCTCATCCTCTGCATTGATGACAATCTGGTTCCGGAAATTCTCATTCATATTTTCAAGCTGCAGAGCATCCGCCAGATCCATGCCGCTTGCCAGGGCGAAGTTGCCTGGCACGAGCGACAGTCCAATCTGATCTACACTCCTCGGCAGCTGGCCCGAATCCTGGTAGACGAACTCGAGGTTCTTATTGTTCTGAAGGATGTCTTCTTCTTCGATGGCCAGCATATTGGCATCTTCAGCTATTTCTATCAATCCTGCGTCCATCAGTGTCTGGAACCCTCTGGAGGAATTGACCGGATCGAGCGGCAATGCGACTTCGCTGCCATTCTCAATCTCTGCGATGGAATCAAACTCGCTGGAATAGAGCCCCATCGGTGCAGTCGGCACCTGGATCAGGTTGATGAAGTCGGTGCCATTTTCGTTGTTGAAGTCCTGCATGAACGACTTGTTCTGATAGAGGTTGGCATCGAGGTCGCCATTATGCAGCGCATTGTTCGGCTGGATGTAATCCGTATATTCGACGATTTCCACCACATAACCCTGCTCTTCAAGTGCCGGCTTCAGTGCAAAGTTCACCATATCACTGTACGGCCCCGTTGATGCACCGATTGTAATGACCTCGCCCTCCCCTTCATAGAGCAGGGCGCTCGATCCGATGATCACTGCCAGTGTCGAAGCAAGAAATATCAATATTCCGCGCATATCAGTTCCCCTCCTGTCTTTGGCTCAAGTAGTCCCCAATGAGCTGTATCAGCTGGACGATGATGATCAGCACCACGACTGTCGCAACCATCGTCACCGTATCATAGCGATAGTAGCCATACCTGATGGCAAGGTCGCCGATGCCGCCCCCGCCAACGACACCCGCCGTTGCACTGAATGCGACGATGGAGATGATCGTCAGCGTAATCGCCTGGGTGATCCCGCGTTTCGATTCCGGGATCAGGACGTCCGTCACGATCAGCCATAGGGAGGCACCACCGGCGATGCTCGCCTCAATGACACCCGTATTGACACCGTTGAAGCTTGTCTCAACAAGCCGTGCAAACAGTGGGATGGCCGCGAGCGACAATGCCACACTTGCAAATACGGGACCATGCGAACTGTTCGTCAGCCATGTCGCAATCGGCATGATTGCGACAATCAGTATGATGAATGGGAATGAGCGGATGACGTTGGTCACTGCGCCCAGAAACTGATTCAAAGGCTTTATCCGAAACAGCAGCGGATTCGCCGTGATATAGAGCAGTATGCCGAGCGGCAGCCCGAGCAGCACCGCAAAGAAGATGGAGATGGAAACCATCAGTGTCGTCTCAAGCAGTGCACGGTAAAGGAGCGGTGCAATCTCAGTCAATCTCTGCATAGATTTCAGCCCTTTCTATTCCTTTGGATTCATCGATGAAGCTTTTCAGACGCCCTATCTCATCCGGTTCGCCCTTGATGTGGAGCATCAGGAAGCCGAGAGGCATATCATGTATGTATTCGATGCGTCCGTTCAGAATGCTGATGTCACATTCAAAATGGCGGTAGAGCTGGTTCACATAGTTCGCCTCAGCATGCTCGTTGAGGAATTTGATCGTAATCACTTCGGAACGATCGTTCACGTCGATATGGGACGGGATGACAAAATCATATATATCCTGTACGAAGCCCCTCGTCACATCATGCTTCGGATGGCTGAATATGCTGTAGACGTCATCGATCTCTACAACTTCGCCTTCCGTCATGACGCCGACACGGTCTGCAACTTCCTTTATGACTTCCATTTCATGGGTGATCAAGACGATTGTGATGCCAAGCTCCCTATTGATCCGCTTCAGAAGTTTCAGGATGGTCTTCGTCGTATCAGGGTCGAGTGCACTGGTCGCTTCATCGCACAGCAGGACATCCGGATGGTTCGCAAGGGCCCGTGCGATGCCGACACGCTGCTTCTGGCCGCCGCTCAGATTTTTCGGATAGCTGTCCGCCTTGTCGCCGAGTCCGACAAGGTCGAGAAGTTCCTCGATCCGTCCCCGCGTTTTCTTTTTGTCATACTTGCTTGCCTTAAGAACGAATTCAATATTCTGATAGACCGTCTTCGATTCGATCAGATTGAACTGCTGAAAGATCATGCCGATTTTCTGCCGGCGGATTCTGAGGTCCTCCCCCGCCAGACTTCCAAGCTCAGTCCCGTTCACGTTCACTTTGCCGGAACTCGGTGCCTCAAGCAGATTGATCAGTCTGAGCAGCGTACTCTTCCCTGCCCCGCTAAAGCCGATCAGTCCAAATATCTCCCCTTCCTCTATCGTCAGGGAAAGTTTTTTCAAAGCCTCGATCCTCTTCCCCTTGACTTCATATGTCTTCGACACATCTTCAAGCACAATTGCCATTCCACCACTTCCTTCCTGAAATTAAAAAGCCACCTGCCCAAAGGCAAATGGCTTCAATCGTTTATCTGCCAAGCCTGAGGCTTGCGGGATTTAGCACAGTACCTACCGGCCTGCTGCTGAAGCTTCACAGGGCCCAATCCCTCCACTTCTCTGGATAAAAGTATTCAATTGAATGCTCATCACTCTACATTAATGTGGGAGAAAAGTCAAATTTCAAAATATTGGCTGCCACAATTATTCCACTCCGGATACATGGGCCACCTGCATGGTGTACATCTTGGCGTATTCCCTGCCCGATTTGAGGAGTGCCTCGTGACTCCCCCGCTCGACAATACGGCCGCCATCAAGCAGCAGAATCTGGTCTGCATGCTGGATCGTCGAGAGTCTGTGTGCAATGATGAATGTCGTCCTGTTCCGGCTTACCACCTTCATGGCATGCTGGATCATCTGTTCCGTCTCCGAATCGATGTTGCTTGTCGCCTCATCCAGTACGAGCACCTTCGGATCGAACACCAGGGCACGTGCGAATGAAATCAGCTGCCGTTCCCCAAGGGACAGTGTCGAACCGCGTTCTGCAAGTTCTGTATGCACGCCATCCGGCAGTCTGGAGAGCATCTCAGTCCCACCTACATTCTTGAGTGCTGCCTCTGCCTCCACTTCCGTAATATCGGCATTGTTCAATCTGAGGTTGAACAGCAGCGTTCCGCTGTAGATGAAGGGATCCTGGAGTACAATAGAGATGTGCTGCCTCAAAGACTGCTTGCCGATGGTTTGGACATCCTTTCCATCGAAGCGTACGGTGCCCTCAGTCGGGTCATAGAACCGCATCAACAGGTTGATGATCGAACTTTTGCCGGACCCTGTATGGCCGACAAGCGCCACCGTCTCTCCTGGTGATACTTCCATATTGATGTCCTTGAGTACTTTGTGTGTGCCATCATATGAAAACCCAACCCGTTCGAAGGCAATATGTCCATCGAATTCCCCGAGCACACCGGTGTCATCATCTTCTGCCTGCGCATCAAGCAGTTCGAACACTTTGAGCGCCGCCACCCGCGCCTGCTCGTATACATCCAATTGGCGGATGATTTCGAACAGCGGGTTGAAATAGCGTGTAATGTAATCGACCAGGATGTACATCGTACCGACCGACATGGCCGCCGACCCGTCGAGGAAGGCGGATGCGAAAATGTAGACCATCACAGCGAACAGCAAGGAACGGATGGTCCCCATAAGGTTCTCTCCGGTGGCACTTTCAAGTCTGATCAGGCTGTTCGAACTTCTGACATAGCCATCGTTCAGATTTTTGAACTCCTCCGTCACCTCGGATTCCCTGTTGAAGGCCTGGATGATCGGCATGCCGCTGATCGATTCATTCAGCATGGCGTTGATGTCGCTGTTCCGCTCCCGCCGCATATGATTGTAGCCTTCCGAATACTTCCTGTAGAGTACCATCCATATGAGGACGAAAGGGATGACCACAAGCATGGCAAGTCCCGCCCAGAAGTTGATGACGAATGTCACTGCCGTAATGCCGCCGATGGTCAGAGTGCTCACCAGAAACATCGGCAGCACCTCTGAGAACATATGCAGGATGGATTCCGTATCATTCGTGATCCGGGAGACCACCTTGCCGGCCGGAAGATCGTCGAAGTAGCGGATCGGCAGCTTCTGCACATGCCGGAAGACATCGTTGCGGATGTCCTGCACTACAAGGGCGCCCGATTTCTGCAGCACGATCCCCTGAAGGTAGCTGAAGATGGCATGCATCATCTTGATGGTGAGGAATACGCCAAGGAGCTGGTAGATCGGCAATAGTTCTATCTCCCCTGTACCGTTCTGTATATGACGGTCGAGGATCTGCATGGCAATAAAGGGACCGAGCAGTTCGAACCCGACCATCAGCACCATGAGCGATATCCCCAGAATGAAATGTCCTCGGAACTTAAAGGCATAGCCCATCAGTCTTTTCATTTCCTTCATGTCGATGCACCCCCCTTCAGATAATAGTCGTTCTGCCGGCTGTACCAGCCATCTGAAGCGGACAACTCATCATGTGTCCCCATCTCTATGATCCGGCCGTCATCCAGGACGACGATCAGATCCGCATGCTGGATGGCAGACAGCCTGTGCGTCACGATGATGGTCGTCTTATCCGTACGATTCGTACGGATGCCGTCGATGATCCGCTTTTCCGTTTTTGCATCCACGGCACTGAGGGCGTCATCCAGGATCAGTATATCCGGATCCCGGATCAGGCTCCGTGCAATGGAAATCCGCTGCTTCTGGCCGCCGCTCAGGGCGATGCCCTTTTCACCGACCATCGTCTCGAGCCCCTCGGGCATCCGCTTCAAGTCCTGATCGAGCGCACTGAGATGGATTGCATCCTCAAGCTGTGCCTCCATCGCCCCGGGATTACCGAACAGGATGTTCTCCCGCACCGTCCTTGAGAAGAGGATGTTCTCCTGGGAGACATATCCCATCTTTTCCCGCAGTGTTCTCCGGTCAATCTCCGATATCGGCCGTCCATCGATGACCAGACTCCCATGCCCTGCCGGGTAGAACTTCAGAAGCTGTTTAATGAGCGTCGATTTGCCGCTGCCCGTCTTGCCCACGATGCCGAGCGTCTGGCCGCTTCTGAGTGTGAGCGATACATCATCCAGATTCGTTCTGCCACTCAATGGATATTGGAAAGATACATGGTCGAAATCCATATCTGATTCCTGTATGCCGTGCATTCCTTCATCATCCACATCATCTTCCGTATCCAGGATACTGTTGATGCGCATCAGCGAGGCATTTCCACGCTGCATGACATTGAACAGCATGCCTACTGCGAACATCGGCCATATCAGCATGTTCAGATAGACGTTGAAGGCCACAATGTCCCCGACAGATATGAGTCCGCGGTTGGCAAGCACCGCGCCATAGCCGAAGGCGACCACGAAGCTGAATGTCGTGACGATGATTGTCAGCGGCTGGAATAAAGCATCCAGGCGCTCCACTTTCATGAACTTCTCCAGATAGTCGTCCGTCATCCCCCTGAACCGCCTGTTCTCGGCCGCCTCCTGCACATAGCTCCGTGTGAGTTTCACCCCTTCCACAATTTCGAGCACCGAATCGTTCATGGATCCGAACGCCTCCTGGCTCTCCGTATGTGCCGCATTGATCCTTTTGCCGAGCCGCTGCTCGACAATCGCCAATATCGGCAGCGGCAACAGTGCAAAGAAAGTCAGCTGCCAGGAAATCGTGAATCCCATGACCAGTATGATCGTCAACATGAATGTCGTTGCATCGACCAGAGTCAAAAGGCCCATTCCTGCGGCCTGATTCACGCTCTTCAGGTCGTTCGTCGCCTTCGCCATCAAGTCCCCCGTCCGATTGCGTTCATAGAAGCTCGGCGACATGAGCAGGAACTTCCGCATCAGCTTCATCCTGATGATGCTTTCGATCTTCACCGCCCCGTCGAAGAGCAGATAGGACCATAGATATGTCGCAGTGTAGGTCAATATCGTCACTATGATGAATACACCGATCAGCTGCCACATCAGGCGCTCTGACATTTCCCCGCCGGCTATGAAGTCGATCGTCCAGCCAATCAGCTGCGGAGGTATGATTTCGAGTATGTTCGCCACAAGCAGTACAATTACGATTGTCGTATACTTCCATTTACGTTCTCCAAAATACCATTTCAATTTCTTTAGGAAATTAAACATGATATCACCACCCTGTCCGAAACCAGGGATTCAATCCACAATTACAGTCGATGGTCCCCTCTGGTTTTCCTTGTTGTGTTCTTCGTTGGTGTCATAGCGTCAAACTGTCTTATGCAAACTACAGATACCACATCATCACTCCCTTTGTTTACAGAATTTTCTCAAAAATGACATCAAAAAAAGTGTGCACTCCATTTGTGCACACTCATTACGAGCATAAAAATAGAGAGGCGGCAGCCTCCCTACAACAGATAAGAAATAATATATATGATATCTAGATTCAACCGGAATGATTAGAATCCATCAAAGGAGGCAACACTATAAAATTGGTTTACGGATGAAAGAATTACATTAATCATCGGTTTGACCTCCTTGTTATGTCATTTTTAAGTCACATTTATCGTATCTTAAACTATTTCGGTTTTCAACAGAATTTACAAATATTACAGAGTTGTAATGGATTTGTAATATTTAAAATCGCACTCTACCAGTCAGAAGTGAAGAAAAGATCGTATTTTTCATAATCTATGAACTTGGCGTGATAGAAGTCACAGGCTGCCTGATTTATATAGTTATGGTATATACGGTCATATTCATATGAACCAAAGAAAGGACCAGGGAATGCAGGCATAAGCAAATTTGCTTTTTCAGGAGAATGGCGGATTTCATTAAGTAAAAGATACAGTTCATTCACCATTTCCAATGACACCTTTATTTTTCCACAGTTTTCAAGACTGAAATGCTTCACAAAGTAACCCTGTAGAGCGTTGAACTTCCTATAGTAGCTATATTCAATGACTTCATTGGTTTCACGTTCCTGAAGATAAAGATACATATCCAATCCCATCTACCCACTCCTCATTTAATGAAATTCATTTCCTTTAAACTGATATACTTTCCCGAACCAATAATGATGTGGTCTAGAAAATCAACTCCTATCATCTCCCCACATTCATGAAGTCTTCTTGTAACTTCTATGTCCTCTCTGGAAGGCGAGGGGTCTCCACTTGGATGATTGTGGACACAAATGATTGCTGCTGCACTTCTTTTAACTGCTTCCTTATACACTTCCCTTGGGTGAACAATGGAGGTGTTCAAGGAACCTTTGAACATCGTCTCCTGATGAATCACCATATTTTTCGTTGATAAATACAGAACCACGAAATGCTCCTGTTGATAATATCTCATCTTCTCCATCAGAAGATCACTTACGTCATCCGGACTCTTTATATAAATATCTTCCTCAAGTGAATGCGTATGCATTCTGATTGCAAGCTCAATTACAGCAAGAATTGTTACGGCCTTCGCCTCCCCAATCCCCTTTACACTTATCAGTTCCTGGTAGGTCAGGCCTCTGAGCTCACGTATAGTTTTCATATCTTTTATGATCCTATTTGCTACTGTTATGCTCGATTCTTCTCTGTTGCCTGTGTTAATGATGATGCCCAACAGTTCCTGGTTGGTAAGTTTGTCGGGGCCGTAATTCATTAGTCTCTCACGGGGTTTGTCAGAATCATGCATTTCTTTGATTAATAGTGTCATAGGAACCCTCCGAAATAGATTGTATTTATCTCTTCATAAAGAATGAATGATAGGATAAGCGCATTTGTGATGAAAGGAACAAGAGGTATTTTGCGTGGCATATCACTTTTATAAAAGTGAAGAATGATTATAAACAATCCTCCTATTATATAGGTCAGAAGAATTGTATAGACGAAGAAATTGACCGGTGTAATCAGCGTGATAACTGTAAAAAGCTTGATGTCACCATAACCTACAGAATCCGAAAATAGCATGTAGAACAAATGAAGTATGAGAATAATGAATATATCTTTAAAAGGTTCGATATATTGTAGATCAGTCAAAAAAAGCCCGGTAAAAAGAAACAATAGACTCATATGATTTGGAATCGTAAAAGTTTTGAAATCATTGAGAGCAACCGGTATAAGTATAGTAATCATAAGATAATACAATGTGAGATCCTTTAGGGACAGGTCGTAAAATATGGGAAGGAGGTAAAAGAAAATCAGTAATAGTTCACAAATAAAAGAACTAATATCAATATTACTTTTACAGTGCGAGCATTTTCCTTTTAATAACATGAAGCTGGCAACCGGAATCAACTCCAGCCATTTCAGAGTATGATTACATGAATCACATCTGCTTCTTCTATAAAGAATGTTTAAATGCTTTGCTTCTGTAACTGCAACCATGAATGAAGCGCATATGCCACCGAATAATATAATCCATACCATAGTCTCCCTCCTCTGCTACAAACATATTATCTCTGATTTATTTTGTTGTAAAAATGCAGAAATGAAGAAACATGAGACCTTTATCTGGATTATTCTTTTAATGTATTTATAAATGCACAGTTTTCTTATTTCTGTATAAATTGGTTTGAAAATCATACATTTATCATCGAGCCAAGAGTGTTTAATATTTATTAATGAGATAAAGTTATATAAACCGGTAGCTCTGAAAATACAGGAGAAGACAAAAAAGACCCAGTGACTCCAAAAATTAGTCGAACTTTTTTGGGATACTGGGTCTTAGTTAAGTCCATGATATATAAAATTGATAATTAATCGTTTGAATCTTTCCGGATACGTTATGGCACCCATAGTTGGCAGGTGTTAATGCATATGATTAGAACCCTTTTATATGCCATTACTTATCCATCAACTCCTCTCAACAACACCTGCATAACTAAATCTCCCTCGACAACTCCGGCATATATACCGCTTCTCATACCCTTTCATATTCCTGCTGAACTGGTACCCACACTTTCTGCATTCGTACAAGTGGCTTTCTCCTCTATACATATGAGTACGTGTCCTGGAAATACCCAGACGATCGAGAATCCTGATGAATGTGGCATCAGAATCTCTGTAGGGCTGATTTTTAGCGAAGAGTGCATAGTGGACACATTCGTGGTACAGCACATCAAGGATGGTTTCATTGGGATTATTACTGATGAAAGTATGTGACATCACGATCTCCATTTCCTTATCCTGCGGTTTGCCCCGTATGTATTTGATGCGGAAGGCACCGAGTCTTGATTTCATGCGCTTTGAAATGCGGATCGGTATATCAAGTGGCATGCCGAATTCCCTTTTAAGGAAAGCATCTGCATGCTGCTCCAGTTGTATCTGTTCCATTTCCATCGACCTCTATCATTCTGAATTATCGTTGCCTTCATCTTCTCATACTTCGCTTGCTAACTGCTATATATTTTCAGTAATCAAAAAAAGACCAAGATATCATTACATATCTTGGTCAGTATTCATTAATGAGAACATTTTTTGAGAGCAGACGAGATAGTCTCTCTTCGATGTATGTTAACGTTTTATCTAGCAAATAATTTGCTGACTCTAACGATCTGTTCGACAGTCTTTTCAATATTAAAGGCAGCAACTTCTTTATCCAGTGCCTTCTCCATTGAAATCGGAGCAGTTTGGATGGAGAATACTCCTTGAATTCCTGAGTGGTTGAGTTGGTAGGCATCTGTGGTTAGATTGCCTGCTATTCCAATTACGGGAACCTCATGTTTAGAGGATAGGAGAGCTAGACCTGCAGGCACCTTGCCCATGGAAGTCTGTCCATCCATTTTACCTTCTCCCGTTATAACAAGATCTGCCTCTTTTATTTGTTCTTCTATACCTAAAGTATCTAAAACCAGATTAATTCCAGATTCCAATCGCCCATTCAAATAACCATAGAATGCTGCGCCCAATCCTCCAGCTGCGCCACCTCCTTCAATATTTTTCAGTTCTATACCAAGTTCTTGGAAAGTTGTCTGAGCGAAATTTTCCAGACATTTGTCCAACCTAATAACCATTTCTGGATTCGCACCTTTTTGAGGGCCAAAAATATAAGAAGCTCCGTGGTTGCCGCATAATAAGTTAGTGACATCACATGCAACACGAAAGTCACAGTCTCTATACTTGTCTGACTCATCAGTGGCTTCTATTTTATGGATTCTACTTAATTCTTCACCACCATAATTTATTTCGGCTCTTTCATAATCCAAAAACTTAAAACCCAATGCTTGGAGCATGCCAACACCGCCATCATTTGTGGCACTTCCACCTAATCCAATAACAAATTTACGACATCCCTCTTGATACGCATGTGCTATCAATTCCCCCACACCATAAGAAGTCGTAAGAGACGGGTTCAATTCTTTGGCATCGAGCAAGGGCAGACCACAGGCTTCGGCTATTTCTATAACTGCCATTGATTCTTCACGGACAATTCCATAAGATGCTTGAACTTTTTTATATAGCGGACCCGTTACACTGACTGCTACTTTTTCTCCACGCATTTTCTCTATCAATGCATCTACTGTCCCTTCTCCTCCATCTGCCATGGGGAAAATACTCAATTCTGCATTTGGAACAGCGTTTTTAATTCCAGCACAAGCACTTTGATTCGCTTCATAGGATGAGAGACTCCCTTTAAAAGAGTCTATAGCAACTACCACTCTCATTAGATTCGCTCCCCATGGAAATACAGTCTTTTCACACTCTATGCCTTATCTTTTACTACAGACAAATTATCAATAATTGCATTTGTAATATCTTCTGTGTCGTAATTACCACCCAGATCACGAGTCAAAATACCTTTTTCTGTTGTACTTCGGATTGCCTCATGTAAGGCGTTTGCCTCTTCCTTAAGCCCAAAATGATCAAGCATCAACGAAGCACTGTCAATAGTTCCGATAGGATTGGCGATTCCTTTGCCTGCGATATCTGGTGCCGATCCATGTACGGATTCAAACATGCTTGGCGTACGTTTTTCAGGATTGAGGTTGGCGCTGGCAGCTACACCAAGGCTGCCCGAGAGTGCACTTCCGAGGTCGGAGAGTATATCAGCGAACAGGTTTGATGCAACTACCACTTCCAGTTTTTCAGGGTGCATGACAAATTGAGCTGCCATTGCATCTACGAGCCACTGATCCGTTTCAACATCAGGGTATTCCTTGCTTACACGTTCAAATACTTCAT
The sequence above is drawn from the Salinicoccus roseus genome and encodes:
- a CDS encoding methionine ABC transporter ATP-binding protein, whose product is MAIVLEDVSKTYEVKGKRIEALKKLSLTIEEGEIFGLIGFSGAGKSTLLRLINLLEAPSSGKVNVNGTELGSLAGEDLRIRRQKIGMIFQQFNLIESKTVYQNIEFVLKASKYDKKKTRGRIEELLDLVGLGDKADSYPKNLSGGQKQRVGIARALANHPDVLLCDEATSALDPDTTKTILKLLKRINRELGITIVLITHEMEVIKEVADRVGVMTEGEVVEIDDVYSIFSHPKHDVTRGFVQDIYDFVIPSHIDVNDRSEVITIKFLNEHAEANYVNQLYRHFECDISILNGRIEYIHDMPLGFLMLHIKGEPDEIGRLKSFIDESKGIERAEIYAEID
- the mreD gene encoding rod shape-determining protein MreD gives rise to the protein MRAIIIFLFSFLLMYVDFLFADFSPMEIGGVEVYFVPRALLMFILLVSVYASPRMSVLLGVVFGAMLDLYIGSLYGIHTFGMVAFVLFMHTAFRVFHKDFVALAFVVLLLTFFYDLYIYFVYSVLDMVHLPAFDYLALRAAPSLLLNALIFILVFIIALKTSKVRKEVLPKH
- the mreC gene encoding rod shape-determining protein MreC, which codes for MNRLFNRNRMLMILFGIIILIILIGFSITDRSTTTKAEQFTADAAAGSQMIIEAPLNFAGSIFSSIRQSFNAVEENEQLRAQLEMLPQMQSDLERLKAENEELREALDISSKQSYESINARVISRSPDQWLNNFTIDKGEADGIDEGMAVMTPEGLIGTVARANGGSSYVELLTTDVSQNNMSVEVIHDGNPIYGNIREYDTERNLLVIENIKNRSGLARGDEVLTSGLVGDYPEGLLIGTVVEVQNDEYGLSQNAYVQMKSNVDDVDVVFVIERNPESMEE
- a CDS encoding methionine ABC transporter permease, with translation MQRLTEIAPLLYRALLETTLMVSISIFFAVLLGLPLGILLYITANPLLFRIKPLNQFLGAVTNVIRSFPFIILIVAIMPIATWLTNSSHGPVFASVALSLAAIPLFARLVETSFNGVNTGVIEASIAGGASLWLIVTDVLIPESKRGITQAITLTIISIVAFSATAGVVGGGGIGDLAIRYGYYRYDTVTMVATVVVLIIIVQLIQLIGDYLSQRQEGN
- a CDS encoding aminotransferase class I/II-fold pyridoxal phosphate-dependent enzyme, whose translation is MANRLIESIPPSYFKTAMASNVEQGPLPLINLAVGIPDGETPEPILDAASDALYNEENQRYGLFRGKQSFKDAIIRFYSDQYGVELAEHNIAILYGTKSALVQFPMLFIEPGEGVYLPNPGYPDYAAGVRLARGEVYDLPLLPENGYLPDYDRLPDDELDNARLLYLNYPSNPLGAVADKEFFDRTVAWFKGTKTRIVHDFAYAPFSFEGRHPSMLESDPDLECAIEIYSLSKGFNMSGFRVGFAVGNHEMIEAINTYQDHTQTGMWGVLQDASIAALENAGEILPHQEEKFRRRSDLVTGAFKEMGIPINPIRGGIFGWIRVPEGHDGESFREFLMKEQSILVTPGIPFGSRGSGYIRISLAVSDQMLEDVIYRFGNIRHLWQ
- a CDS encoding MetQ/NlpA family ABC transporter substrate-binding protein, whose translation is MRGILIFLASTLAVIIGSSALLYEGEGEVITIGASTGPYSDMVNFALKPALEEQGYVVEIVEYTDYIQPNNALHNGDLDANLYQNKSFMQDFNNENGTDFINLIQVPTAPMGLYSSEFDSIAEIENGSEVALPLDPVNSSRGFQTLMDAGLIEIAEDANMLAIEEEDILQNNKNLEFVYQDSGQLPRSVDQIGLSLVPGNFALASGMDLADALQLENMNENFRNQIVINAEDEDTELSRALIEAVESEHFKQTIDNQFQGFDKPEGF